In Gossypium arboreum isolate Shixiya-1 chromosome 6, ASM2569848v2, whole genome shotgun sequence, the following are encoded in one genomic region:
- the LOC108486166 gene encoding UDP-arabinose 4-epimerase 1-like isoform X1, whose translation MLNFARGRSQPRSTRSMPLSGMEYPDPKRKSNFVGKILMAATLTALCIIMLKQSPNFNTLSRFSEHEEGVTHVLVTGGAGYIGSHAALRLLKESYRVTIVDNLSRGNIGAVKVLQKLFPEPGQLQFVYADLGDAKAVNKIFSENAFDAVMHFAAVAYVGESTLDPLKYYHNITSNTLVILESMAAHDVRTLIYSSTCATYGEPEKMPITEETPQVPINPYGKAKKMAEDIILDYSKNSDMAVMILRYFNVIGSDPEGRLGEAPKPELREHGRISGACFDAAHGVIPGLKVKGTDYKTHDGTCIRDYIDVTDLVDAHVKALKKAKPGEVGIYNVGTGRGRSVKEFVEACKKATGVEIKVDYLPRRPGDYAEVFSDPTKIRRELNWTAQLTDLQESLQIAWRWQKAHRDGYAAAS comes from the exons ATGCTAAATTTTGCAAGAGGGAGAAGCCAGCCAAGGTCTACTAGATCCATGCCGTTGTCCG GAATGGAATATCCTGATCCCAAGAGGAAGAGCAATTTTGTAGGTAAAATCCTTATGGCTGCAACCCTTACAGCCTTATGCATTATCATGCTCAAGCAATCCCCAAACTTCAACACTCTAAGTCGG TTCTCCGAACATGAAGAAGGTGTAACACATGTTCTTGTAACTGGTGGTGCTGGCTATATTGGTTCACATGCTGCTTTACGACTTCTGAAGGAGTCATACCGTGTAACTATTGTG GACAATCTTTCACGTGGAAACATAGGTGCTGTCAAGGTTCTACAAAAATTATTTCCGGAGCCCGGACAGCTTCAATTCGTTTATGCTGACTTGGGGGATGCAAAAGCA GTAAACAAAATATTTTCAGAAAATGCATTTGACGCTGTAATGCACTTTGCAGCTGTTGCATATGTTGGGGAAAGCACACTTGATCCTCTCAA GTATTATCACAACATTACTTCAAACACCTTGGTGATCTTAGAGTCAATGGCTGCACATGATGTTAGGACTTTGATATATTCTAGTACATGTGCCACATATGGAGAGCCTGAAAAGATGCCAATCACTGAAGAAACCCCACAG GTTCCAATCAATCCATATGGAAAAGCTAAGAAGATGGCAGAGGATATCATCCTGGATTACTCTAAGAACTCAGACATGGCAGTAATGATCCTAAG aTACTTCAATGTGATTGGATCAGATCCTGAAGGAAGATTAGGTGAGGCTCCCAAACCTGAGTTGCGTGAGCATGGACGAATTTCAGGTGCTTGTTTTGATGCAGCACATGGTGTTATTCCTGGTCTAAAG GTCAAGGGAACAGACTACAAAACACATGATGGGACTTGCATACGTGATTATATTGATGTTACCGACCTGGTTGATGCTCATGTGAAAGCTCTTAAAAAGGCAAAGCCCGGTGAAGTGGGAATCTACAATGTTGGCACTGGAAGAGGTAGATCAGTGAAGGAGTTTGTGGAAGCATGTAAGAAAGCCACTGGGGTGGAGATCAAAGTTGACTATCTGCCCCGCCGACCTGGAGATTATGCTGAAGTGTTTAGTGATCCAACTAAGATCAGGCGTGAGCTGAATTGGACAGCTCAGCTTACTGATCTCCAGGAAAGTTTACAGATTGCATGGCGATGGCAAAAGGCACATCGTGATGGATACGCAGCAGCCTCTTAG
- the LOC108486166 gene encoding probable UDP-arabinose 4-epimerase 3 isoform X2, with translation MLNFARGRSQPRSTRSMPLSGMEYPDPKRKSNFVGKILMAATLTALCIIMLKQSPNFNTLSRFSEHEEGVTHVLVTGGAGYIGSHAALRLLKESYRVTIVDNLSRGNIGAVKVLQKLFPEPGQLQFVYADLGDAKAVNKIFSENAFDAVMHFAAVAYVGESTLDPLKYFNVIGSDPEGRLGEAPKPELREHGRISGACFDAAHGVIPGLKVKGTDYKTHDGTCIRDYIDVTDLVDAHVKALKKAKPGEVGIYNVGTGRGRSVKEFVEACKKATGVEIKVDYLPRRPGDYAEVFSDPTKIRRELNWTAQLTDLQESLQIAWRWQKAHRDGYAAAS, from the exons ATGCTAAATTTTGCAAGAGGGAGAAGCCAGCCAAGGTCTACTAGATCCATGCCGTTGTCCG GAATGGAATATCCTGATCCCAAGAGGAAGAGCAATTTTGTAGGTAAAATCCTTATGGCTGCAACCCTTACAGCCTTATGCATTATCATGCTCAAGCAATCCCCAAACTTCAACACTCTAAGTCGG TTCTCCGAACATGAAGAAGGTGTAACACATGTTCTTGTAACTGGTGGTGCTGGCTATATTGGTTCACATGCTGCTTTACGACTTCTGAAGGAGTCATACCGTGTAACTATTGTG GACAATCTTTCACGTGGAAACATAGGTGCTGTCAAGGTTCTACAAAAATTATTTCCGGAGCCCGGACAGCTTCAATTCGTTTATGCTGACTTGGGGGATGCAAAAGCA GTAAACAAAATATTTTCAGAAAATGCATTTGACGCTGTAATGCACTTTGCAGCTGTTGCATATGTTGGGGAAAGCACACTTGATCCTCTCAA aTACTTCAATGTGATTGGATCAGATCCTGAAGGAAGATTAGGTGAGGCTCCCAAACCTGAGTTGCGTGAGCATGGACGAATTTCAGGTGCTTGTTTTGATGCAGCACATGGTGTTATTCCTGGTCTAAAG GTCAAGGGAACAGACTACAAAACACATGATGGGACTTGCATACGTGATTATATTGATGTTACCGACCTGGTTGATGCTCATGTGAAAGCTCTTAAAAAGGCAAAGCCCGGTGAAGTGGGAATCTACAATGTTGGCACTGGAAGAGGTAGATCAGTGAAGGAGTTTGTGGAAGCATGTAAGAAAGCCACTGGGGTGGAGATCAAAGTTGACTATCTGCCCCGCCGACCTGGAGATTATGCTGAAGTGTTTAGTGATCCAACTAAGATCAGGCGTGAGCTGAATTGGACAGCTCAGCTTACTGATCTCCAGGAAAGTTTACAGATTGCATGGCGATGGCAAAAGGCACATCGTGATGGATACGCAGCAGCCTCTTAG